The proteins below come from a single Streptococcus hyointestinalis genomic window:
- a CDS encoding ZmpA/ZmpB/ZmpC family metallo-endopeptidase, translating into MTEPVAKQVLKGTKPVEGTEVDKRREEIAFATKEIPSADLYVGEERVQVEGKVGSKEITTTYQTIKGVRQPNPAVTEKVLTEPVAKQVLKGTKPVEGTEVDKRREEIAFATKEIPSADLYVGEERVQVEGKVGSKEITTTYQTIKGVRQSNPTVTEKVLTEPVAKQVLKGTKPVEGIEVDKRTEEIAFETKEISSADLYVGEERVQVEGKLGSKEITTTYQTIKGVRQPNPTVTEKVLTEPVSKQVLKGTKPVEGTEVDKRTEEIAFATKEIPSADLYVGEERVQVEGKVGSKEITTTYQTIKGVRQPNPTVTEKVLIEPVAKQVLKGTKPVEDTEVDKRREEIAFETKEIPSADLYVGEERVQVEGKVGSKEITTTYQTIKGVRQPNPTVTEKILVEPIAREILRGTKPVTAIEKDVKTEVLPFETKYIDDPTMLEGKTVVEKEGKDGLKTITTIYQTIRGVRQNPPLSIEELVDHPEDKVVRRGTKVEKIPTVTIIGLDKNEDNRSATASYKLDNPTDNYLRAIALLYKGDQLVEEKEITDANGNMEFTNLDFYTDYTLKTKVFYTLDSVEHNAIQESLREFDLVYKKIEVKDIDAVTVYRRKNGEYTSAYILDETPTNPDDLFVKVTSDRFKDIYLPISSVKETTKDGQQVYELTSTFDQLVEDNGTSFNQLKVFYIPKVTKENGVYTDFTSLLDAMKANPTGTFKLGANLYADEVQVGDVKAYITDTFQGTLLGESNGNKYAIHNLKAPLFAKIEHATISGIDLKNVQISSALHRDLGSLANETAYSTISDVAVQGNLRAQRNLGGIVYKLDYQSRLSNASFQGKLDSYGRGESYVGGIVGMNPGSYIRDVKADVNISILGENNQAAGAIAGRVTGWQSGNEINIKNAYATGSVTNLGTSQKVGGMVGTNDRGWNYGSFDNLVSQVQVTGGQPVIGQVFDAATKLSNAFSTIAGENNTQITAQQAESKLSNMAITAKLTDSDYKELNAYSVDYSNVTDAKTDHIVAYLNMEKILPFYNKELLVYYGNKIATSDKLNQVKLVDVVPMKDNAVVADLIADKASINKIMLYFEDGTVEYKSVTYAEDFKNNHIIEYDIADMHIPYTPESFVNQNEAMVNRLVTLLSPIEYESEALLKQLNPPAQAANQTTNDINDMYFKSSFNRIKDNLSGYLRKVLTATMNGQGQSVETYFENKIANNKEAFLLGLSYLDRWYDINYDTLNTKELTLFNMDFFGNHSASTLDAIISIGQAGYEALRPKNNVELYSSYLAEMTGKSTVFDLVESYRKVFSPNKTDNQWFKDNTKAYIVEMKSQVPEALEKQNTATKHSKYAVEVYDKITNPTWRYRQMLLPLLTMENEDIYIISNMNTVAFGAFSRYRDLVNHPEKREEVYAIINQAAIWQRDHTDFWYKTLNNENKDKMFGAYMNTDGFGLFDENGTRVWHNLSSSNAAIQDFFGPIAKWYGSNGTAAYANGSETHFVAYLMLDKVGSSTYTHEMVHNLDSNTFFYGFGRRTGQGPELYARGLLQNVSNTEDNIIALNTLYTELDKKDSLIRVHPYNPVERFNSQEDLNTYAHHMFDAIYMLDYLEGSVVLQQDAAVKKAWFRKIENYYDGVHAGNQIRPLTDEEVANLVTFDDLIDQSIMNRRQYSDNEKLARNGYYNTFLLSPIYSALDNPTGAPGDLMFRRMAYELLAAKGYDEGFVPYVSNQLKSVSPNGIVNDTIVLQHVFNNKYATWSEFKKDMYKDRIDQLTKLKPITIVYELDKPNSTNTVTINSYQDLENLMKAAVEEDMKRLDRATSNVNTSWVHSLKRKVYSELLRSTDEFRNSIFNP; encoded by the coding sequence TTGACAGAACCAGTTGCCAAACAAGTTCTCAAGGGTACAAAACCAGTTGAGGGTACCGAAGTTGACAAGCGTAGGGAAGAAATTGCCTTTGCAACAAAGGAAATTCCAAGCGCTGATCTTTATGTTGGCGAAGAACGTGTTCAAGTAGAAGGTAAAGTAGGCTCCAAGGAAATTACAACAACCTATCAAACTATCAAGGGCGTCCGCCAACCTAATCCAGCTGTCACAGAGAAGGTTTTGACAGAACCAGTTGCCAAACAAGTTCTCAAGGGTACAAAACCAGTTGAGGGTACCGAAGTTGACAAGCGTAGGGAAGAAATTGCCTTTGCAACAAAGGAAATTCCAAGCGCTGATCTTTATGTTGGCGAAGAACGTGTTCAAGTAGAAGGTAAAGTAGGCTCCAAGGAAATTACAACAACCTATCAAACTATCAAGGGCGTTCGCCAATCGAATCCAACTGTCACAGAGAAGGTTCTGACAGAACCAGTTGCCAAACAAGTTCTCAAGGGTACTAAGCCAGTTGAGGGTATCGAAGTTGACAAACGTACGGAAGAAATCGCTTTTGAAACAAAGGAAATTTCAAGTGCTGATCTTTATGTTGGCGAAGAACGTGTTCAAGTAGAGGGCAAATTAGGCTCCAAGGAAATTACAACAACCTATCAAACTATCAAGGGCGTCCGCCAACCTAACCCAACTGTCACAGAGAAGGTTCTGACAGAACCAGTATCTAAACAAGTTCTCAAGGGTACTAAGCCAGTTGAGGGTACTGAAGTTGACAAACGTACGGAAGAAATTGCCTTTGCAACAAAGGAAATTCCAAGCGCTGATCTTTATGTTGGTGAAGAACGTGTTCAAGTAGAAGGTAAAGTAGGCTCCAAGGAAATTACAACAACCTATCAAACTATCAAGGGCGTTCGCCAACCTAATCCAACTGTCACAGAGAAGGTTTTGATAGAACCAGTTGCCAAACAAGTTCTCAAGGGTACAAAGCCAGTTGAGGATACCGAAGTTGACAAACGTAGGGAAGAAATTGCCTTTGAAACAAAGGAAATTCCAAGCGCTGATCTTTATGTTGGCGAAGAACGTGTTCAAGTAGAGGGCAAAGTAGGCTCCAAGGAAATTACAACAACCTATCAAACTATCAAGGGCGTTCGCCAACCTAATCCAACAGTCACCGAAAAAATCTTGGTTGAGCCAATCGCTAGAGAAATTCTTCGTGGCACCAAGCCTGTTACAGCGATTGAAAAGGATGTTAAAACGGAAGTATTACCTTTTGAAACAAAGTATATCGATGATCCAACCATGTTAGAAGGTAAAACTGTTGTAGAAAAAGAGGGGAAAGATGGATTAAAAACTATCACCACCATCTATCAAACCATTCGAGGTGTTCGACAAAATCCGCCGCTTTCTATTGAAGAGCTAGTAGATCATCCAGAAGACAAGGTTGTCCGCCGAGGTACAAAAGTCGAGAAAATTCCAACGGTAACAATCATAGGCCTAGATAAAAATGAAGACAATAGGTCAGCGACAGCGAGTTATAAACTAGACAATCCAACGGATAATTACCTACGTGCAATTGCTCTGTTGTACAAGGGAGATCAACTGGTAGAAGAAAAAGAAATCACAGATGCAAACGGAAATATGGAATTTACAAATCTTGATTTCTATACAGATTACACCTTGAAAACAAAAGTCTTCTACACTTTGGATAGCGTTGAGCATAATGCCATCCAAGAAAGTCTGCGTGAATTTGATTTGGTTTACAAGAAAATTGAAGTGAAAGATATTGATGCCGTAACGGTCTACCGTCGTAAAAATGGGGAATATACTTCTGCTTATATACTTGATGAGACGCCAACCAACCCTGATGATTTATTTGTAAAAGTTACTTCAGATCGTTTTAAGGATATCTATCTTCCAATTTCATCAGTTAAGGAAACAACCAAGGACGGACAGCAAGTTTATGAATTAACTAGCACTTTCGATCAATTAGTTGAAGATAACGGAACAAGTTTCAATCAACTGAAAGTCTTTTATATACCTAAAGTGACCAAGGAAAATGGAGTCTATACTGATTTTACTTCTCTATTGGATGCTATGAAGGCTAACCCGACAGGAACCTTTAAACTTGGTGCTAATCTCTATGCTGATGAAGTTCAGGTAGGAGATGTGAAAGCTTATATAACCGATACCTTCCAAGGAACCTTGCTTGGTGAATCAAATGGAAATAAATATGCTATCCATAACTTGAAAGCACCACTCTTTGCGAAGATTGAACATGCAACAATTTCTGGAATTGATCTTAAAAATGTTCAAATTAGTTCTGCCTTACATCGTGATTTAGGAAGTTTGGCAAATGAAACAGCCTATTCAACTATTTCTGACGTAGCTGTTCAAGGAAATCTAAGAGCCCAACGGAATCTCGGAGGGATTGTCTACAAACTGGATTACCAATCACGTTTGTCAAATGCAAGTTTCCAAGGTAAGTTAGATTCTTATGGAAGAGGTGAGTCATACGTAGGTGGTATTGTCGGTATGAACCCTGGTTCATATATCAGAGATGTGAAAGCAGATGTGAACATCTCTATTCTCGGTGAAAACAATCAGGCAGCAGGTGCAATTGCAGGTCGTGTGACAGGTTGGCAAAGTGGAAATGAAATCAACATTAAAAATGCCTATGCAACTGGTAGTGTTACCAACCTTGGTACAAGCCAAAAAGTGGGTGGTATGGTTGGAACCAATGATAGGGGTTGGAATTATGGTAGCTTTGACAATTTAGTTAGTCAAGTTCAAGTGACAGGTGGTCAACCAGTTATTGGTCAAGTCTTTGACGCTGCGACCAAGTTGAGCAATGCTTTTTCAACTATCGCAGGTGAAAATAATACTCAGATAACTGCTCAACAAGCAGAAAGTAAATTGTCAAATATGGCAATCACTGCTAAACTGACTGACTCTGATTACAAAGAATTAAATGCATACTCAGTTGATTACAGCAATGTAACTGATGCAAAAACGGACCATATTGTAGCATACTTAAATATGGAGAAAATCTTACCATTCTACAACAAGGAATTGCTTGTTTATTATGGAAATAAGATTGCAACTTCTGATAAATTAAATCAAGTTAAACTTGTTGATGTCGTTCCAATGAAGGATAATGCAGTAGTTGCTGATTTGATAGCAGATAAGGCGAGTATCAACAAAATCATGTTGTATTTTGAAGATGGAACGGTTGAATACAAATCAGTTACTTATGCTGAAGATTTCAAGAATAATCATATCATCGAATATGATATTGCAGATATGCATATTCCGTATACTCCTGAAAGTTTTGTTAATCAAAATGAAGCTATGGTAAACCGGCTTGTTACACTATTGTCTCCGATTGAATATGAATCAGAAGCGCTGTTGAAACAACTAAATCCACCTGCTCAGGCAGCGAATCAAACGACAAATGACATCAACGATATGTACTTCAAGTCAAGTTTCAATCGCATTAAAGACAATCTTTCTGGCTATCTCCGTAAGGTGTTAACGGCTACAATGAATGGTCAAGGCCAGAGTGTTGAAACCTACTTCGAGAATAAGATTGCAAATAATAAAGAAGCATTCTTGCTAGGCTTGTCTTACCTAGATAGATGGTATGATATCAATTATGATACATTGAATACAAAAGAGTTAACCTTGTTCAATATGGATTTCTTTGGCAATCATTCCGCTTCAACATTGGATGCCATTATTTCAATTGGTCAAGCAGGTTATGAAGCTTTAAGACCCAAAAATAATGTAGAACTCTATTCTTCCTATTTAGCTGAAATGACTGGAAAATCAACTGTATTTGACTTGGTTGAATCCTATCGTAAGGTGTTTTCTCCAAATAAAACGGATAATCAATGGTTCAAGGACAATACAAAAGCATACATTGTCGAGATGAAATCTCAAGTTCCAGAAGCATTGGAAAAACAAAATACAGCTACGAAACATAGTAAGTATGCTGTCGAGGTATATGACAAGATTACAAATCCGACTTGGAGATACCGTCAGATGCTCTTGCCTCTGTTAACCATGGAAAACGAAGATATTTATATTATTTCCAATATGAATACGGTAGCCTTCGGTGCTTTTAGTCGATACAGAGATCTGGTAAATCATCCAGAAAAACGGGAAGAAGTCTATGCGATCATTAATCAAGCAGCCATTTGGCAACGTGATCATACTGACTTCTGGTACAAGACATTAAATAACGAAAATAAAGACAAGATGTTTGGTGCCTACATGAACACAGATGGTTTTGGCTTGTTTGATGAAAATGGAACAAGGGTTTGGCATAATTTGTCAAGTAGTAATGCAGCAATTCAAGACTTCTTTGGTCCGATTGCAAAATGGTATGGAAGTAATGGAACGGCTGCCTATGCAAATGGGTCAGAAACCCACTTTGTAGCTTATTTGATGTTGGATAAGGTTGGAAGTTCTACCTATACGCATGAAATGGTTCATAACCTGGATTCCAATACATTCTTCTATGGATTTGGTAGGCGAACTGGACAAGGACCAGAGCTCTACGCGCGTGGTCTCTTGCAAAACGTAAGTAATACTGAGGATAATATCATTGCTCTCAATACCTTGTATACTGAGTTGGATAAGAAAGATTCCCTCATTCGTGTTCATCCGTACAATCCAGTCGAGCGCTTTAACAGTCAAGAAGATTTGAATACCTATGCACATCACATGTTTGATGCCATCTACATGCTAGATTACTTAGAAGGTAGTGTTGTTTTACAACAAGATGCCGCGGTCAAGAAAGCATGGTTTAGAAAGATTGAAAACTATTATGATGGTGTTCATGCTGGGAACCAAATTCGCCCATTGACTGATGAGGAAGTGGCTAATTTGGTAACTTTTGATGATTTAATTGATCAAAGTATCATGAACCGTAGACAGTATTCTGACAATGAGAAATTGGCTAGAAATGGCTACTATAATACATTCTTATTGTCACCAATCTATTCTGCTTTGGATAATCCGACTGGAGCACCTGGAGATTTGATGTTTAGACGTATGGCTTATGAGCTCTTAGCTGCTAAAGGCTACGATGAAGGATTTGTTCCATACGTAAGCAATCAATTGAAATCAGTATCACCAAATGGAATTGTTAATGATACAATTGTTTTACAACATGTCTTTAATAACAAATATGCAACTTGGTCTGAATTCAAGAAGGATATGTATAAGGATCGGATTGATCAATTGACAAAATTGAAGCCGATTACGATTGTGTATGAACTTGATAAACCAAATTCAACGAATACAGTGACCATCAATTCTTATCAAGATTTAGAAAATCTGATGAAAGCAGCAGTGGAAGAGGATATGAAACGCTTGGATCGAGCGACTTCAAATGTGAATACAAGTTGGGTTCATAGCTTGAAGAGAAAGGTCTATAGTGAACTCTTGCGTTCAACTGATGAATTCAGAAATTCAATTTTTAATCCGTAA
- a CDS encoding IS110 family transposase, which yields MRVVLGIDVSKASSEVAILVNGEKVHGYTMSNDALGFTRLLGDLRTVHKPEIIFEATGVYSRRLQAFLDEHGYAYTRLNPLEAKKQLDSLRVRKTDQIDAEKLAQSQFVLNRKPTYVQEEVYQNLRDLSRFYQNLTEDIVRAKNRLHKVLQVTFPELETILSTPTGEQYWNLVIAFPCKDFVLELSKDELSKSIRLSTSKRISDKRVAYLAEKLTALANQSYCAVKKKSPIMEEVRYYAKELLRLSEQRQAVLDEMVELAQPLPEYDILLSIPGIAETTATSIIGELGNIRRFQSANQINAFIGIDLRHYESGNFIAKEHITKRGNPYARKILFKCIHNIASASHTNPCHIADFYEKRKRQSQTTSTKPHTIASIHRLIRTMYYLITHNKLYDYTLTQNQ from the coding sequence ATGCGAGTAGTATTGGGAATTGACGTGAGTAAGGCAAGTTCAGAAGTGGCCATTCTAGTCAATGGTGAGAAAGTTCACGGCTATACCATGTCCAATGACGCCTTAGGCTTTACTCGGCTACTTGGCGATTTGAGAACCGTCCATAAGCCAGAAATCATCTTTGAAGCAACAGGTGTCTATTCTCGTCGTCTTCAAGCTTTTCTGGATGAACATGGCTACGCTTATACAAGGCTTAATCCCTTAGAAGCTAAGAAGCAACTGGATAGCTTGCGTGTGAGGAAAACAGATCAAATTGACGCCGAAAAACTGGCTCAATCTCAATTTGTGCTGAATCGTAAACCCACTTATGTCCAAGAAGAAGTCTACCAAAACTTGCGTGATCTCAGCCGTTTCTATCAGAATCTGACCGAGGACATCGTTCGGGCTAAAAATCGCCTACACAAGGTCTTACAAGTCACTTTCCCTGAATTGGAAACTATCTTATCAACACCAACTGGGGAACAATACTGGAACTTAGTTATAGCTTTTCCTTGTAAGGACTTCGTGCTTGAGTTAAGCAAAGATGAACTCTCAAAGAGCATCCGTCTGTCCACTTCAAAACGGATTTCTGACAAGCGTGTGGCTTACTTAGCAGAGAAGCTGACAGCACTAGCTAATCAATCTTATTGTGCCGTCAAGAAAAAATCTCCAATCATGGAAGAGGTTCGTTACTATGCAAAAGAATTGCTTAGACTTTCTGAACAGAGACAAGCAGTCTTAGACGAAATGGTGGAACTAGCCCAACCTTTACCAGAGTATGACATTCTGCTTTCTATTCCTGGTATCGCTGAGACTACTGCAACAAGTATTATTGGTGAACTGGGAAATATTCGCCGTTTTCAGTCTGCCAATCAAATCAATGCCTTTATCGGTATTGACCTGAGACACTATGAATCTGGAAACTTCATCGCTAAGGAACACATTACCAAGCGTGGCAATCCCTACGCTAGAAAGATTCTGTTCAAGTGCATTCACAATATCGCCTCAGCTAGTCACACTAATCCTTGCCATATCGCAGACTTTTATGAGAAACGAAAAAGGCAATCGCAAACGACTTCAACCAAGCCACACACGATTGCCTCCATACACCGTCTCATTCGGACAATGTATTACCTCATTACGCATAACAAACTTTATGATTACACTTTAACCCAAAATCAGTAA